From a region of the Tamandua tetradactyla isolate mTamTet1 unplaced genomic scaffold, mTamTet1.pri scaffold_161_ctg1, whole genome shotgun sequence genome:
- the LOC143673164 gene encoding histone H2A-Bbd type 2/3-like, translated as MPGQRSSGGSSRRRKRRNRSRTARAELTFSVSLVEHQLREGHYAQRLSSSAPVYLAAIIEYLTAKILELAGNEARHSRTRRITPGLVDMAVHNNALLSGLFGTTTISQVAPAQK; from the coding sequence ATGCCGGGGCAGAGGAGCAGTGGAGGGTCATCGCGTCGTCGTAAGCGACGGAACCGCTCTCGCACCGCCCGAGCCGAACTGACCTTCTCCGTGAGCCTCGTGGAGCACCAGCTACGGGAAGGCCACTACGCCCAGCGCCTCAGCTCATCGGCGCCCGTCTACCTGGCTGCCATCATCGAGTATCTGACCGCCAAGATCCTGGAGCTGGCGGGCAACGAGGCGCGCCACAGCCGCACAAGGCGCATCACCCCGGGACTGGTGGACATGGCCGTGCATAACAACGCTCTGCTCAGTGGTCTCTTTGGGACCACCACCATCTCCCAGGTGGCTCCGGCCCAGAAGTAG
- the LOC143673166 gene encoding LOW QUALITY PROTEIN: 40-kDa huntingtin-associated protein-like (The sequence of the model RefSeq protein was modified relative to this genomic sequence to represent the inferred CDS: inserted 1 base in 1 codon) gives MAAAGVGMGGGAGLGPDAGDFLARYRLVSNKLKKRFLRKPNVAEAAEQFGQLGRELRAQECLPYAAWCQLAVARCQQALFHGPGEALALTEAARLFLLQERDARQRLACPAAYGEPLQAAASALGAAVRLHLELGQPAAAAALCLELAAALRDLGQPAAAAGHFQRXAQLQLPQLPLAALQALGDAASCQLLARDYNGALAVFTHMQRLAREHGYHPVAPAPPLQPPGPQPAPGAAPSLPSLLAPNAATVAPASVALGAFSDVLVRCEVSRVLLLLLLQPPPAKLLPEHAHTLEKYSWEAFDSHGQEGSGQLPEELFLLLQSLVMATHEKDTEAIKSLQVEMWPLLSAEQNHLLHLILQETISPSGQGI, from the exons ATGGCGGCTGCCGGGGTCGGCATGGGTGGCGGTGCAGGTCTGGGCCCCGATGCCGGGGATTTCCTGGCTCGGTACCGGCTGGTGTCGAACAAGCTGAAGAAGCGCTTCCTGAGAAAGCCGAACGTGGCGGAGGCCGCGGAGCAGTTCGGACAGCTGGGCCGCGAGCTTCGCGCCCAGGAGTGCCTCCCGTATGCGGCCTGGTGCCAGCTGGCGGTGGCGCGCTGTCAGCAGGCGCTGTTCCATGGGCCCGGGGAAGCGCTGGCCCTCACCGAGGCCGCGCgcctcttcctgcttcaggaGCGCGATGCGCGCCAGCGCCTGGCCTGCCCCGCTGCGTACGGGGAGCCGCTGCAGGCCGCCGCCAGCGCCTTGGGCGCCGCCGTGCGCCTGCACCTCGAGCTGGGCCagccggccgccgccgccgccctctGTCTCGAGCTCGCCGCCGCCCTGCGCGACTTGGGCCAGCCGGCCGCCGCCGCCGGACACTTCCAGC GCGCCCAGCTCCAGTTGCCCCAGCTGCCTCTAGCCGCGCTGCAGGCGCTCGGCGACGCTGCCTCCTGCCAGCTGCTGGCCCGCGACTACAACGGGGCCTTGGCGGTCTTTACGCACATGCAGCGCCTCGCGCGGGAGCACGGCTACCACCCGGTGGCGCCGGCGCCGCCGCTACAGCCTCCGGGACCGCAGCCCGCACCCGGCGCGGCGCCCTCGCTGCCGTCCCTGCTGGCTCCGAATGCCGCTACCGTAGCGCCTGCCTCCGTGGCGCTAGGCGCCTTCTCCGACGTGCTGGTGCGCTGCGAGGTGTCGCGCGTGCTGCTTCTGCTCCTCCTGCAACCGCCGCCCGCCAAACTGCTGCCCGAGCATGCCCACACCTTGGAGAAGTACTCCTGGGAGGCTTTTGACAGCCACGGGCAGGAGGGCAGTGGCCAGCTTCCCGAGGAGCTCTTTCTGCTGCTCCAGTCTCTAGTCATGGCAACGCACGAAAAGGACACGGAAGCCATCAAGTCGCTGCAGGTGGAGATGTGGCCGCTATTGAGTGCTGAGCAGAACCACCTCCTTCACCTCATTCTGCAAGAAACCATCTCCCCTTCTGGACAGGGGATCTGA